Below is a window of bacterium DNA.
GCTGTTCCGCTGTTCCGCTGTTCCGCTGTTCCGCTGTTCCGCTGTTCCGCTGTTCACCCCAACCCGCCGCCAGGCGGGTTTATGTATTTTAGAGCAGATAGAGAAGACGAGAACCTGTATATTTAGCTTAGATAAAATCACAAATACGGGTATTTAATTCTTTGAAAGAAAACAGGGATTGATAGTCAACCAAGCTTGCCATCGCATGCGAATGTAGTCTGAGACCGTTTTCCTCTAAAATAGCAATAGGATTTAACCCTCCGATTACCACAATCCCAGCCCGGCCTTCACTGACAGGAATATCCAACAACGGTTGACCGGGCCAGCCAATGGCCAAAAATCCGCCCAGACCGATTTTTTTTAATTGCTGCGCGAGCTTAATCACCTGATCACGGCTGTCTGCCGGAATTTCCCGGAAACCGGCGCCGATCCGTCCATTCCCAGCGGTTGTAGCCCCGATATAATCTGTCATGCCGCTGCGAATAAAAATTTCGAGCGGATCTAAAGTTGTGCCTTCATAATGAATAAGTTCAACAAATCTGGTAGGATGTTTATCCTGGATTTCTAAAAGTCCGCCGAAACGCGAGTTGGTCGGGATACCATGGGTGAGCAGAACGCCGTTTAAAGTAACCGAACAGACAGTGCCGATACCAACAAATCCTTCAGGCACGGATAGTTCTCCCACCCTCTCCCCGGGTCCGAACAGGGCCAGAAGCTTCCCCATGGCATAGCCG
It encodes the following:
- a CDS encoding NrpR regulatory domain-containing protein; translated protein: MSDKTEKKRLSILRILQDSEKCLSSSKITRQLQSMGYDISGRTVRLYLMKLDREGLTNNHGKRGRRITDLGVKELSNAKVYEKIGLMAAKIDQLTYQMNFNLLQKSGSVVINISMLAIDKLLQSVPLIKNVFEAGYAMGKLLALFGPGERVGELSVPEGFVGIGTVCSVTLNGVLLTHGIPTNSRFGGLLEIQDKHPTRFVELIHYEGTTLDPLEIFIRSGMTDYIGATTAGNGRIGAGFREIPADSRDQVIKLAQQLKKIGLGGFLAIGWPGQPLLDIPVSEGRAGIVVIGGLNPIAILEENGLRLHSHAMASLVDYQSLFSFKELNTRICDFI